The following DNA comes from Sphingopyxis sp. BSN-002.
GGCGAGGATCCTTACGCTGAATTCCAGGGTGACCGACCTGACGTCGGTTACGACGATGCGAAAAATCTGGCTCTGCTGCGCTCGCTCAAGGCGGCGGGGATTCCCACGGTCTCGGTGTTTCTTTCGGGACGCGCCATGTGGGTCAACCCGTTCCTCAACGCCTCAGATGCCTTCGTCGCGGCGTGGCTTCCGGGCTCCGAAGGCGGCGGCGTGGCCGACATGCTATTCGGCAAGGCCGATTTTCGCGGCAAGCTGCCCTATAGCTGGCCGAAGGCGAGCGACCAGACCGCGGTCAATGTGGGCGACGCCGATTATGATCCGCTTTTCGCCTACGGCTTCGGATTGACGTTTGCGGACAAGGGGGATCTCGCCCTTCTTCCTGAGGCTCGCTCGGGTGCCGCCGCAGCCGACCCCGGCCTGCTGTTCGGCGCCGGAAAGCCCGGCAGCGGACGCCGGCTGATGCTCGGAGCACCCGGTGCGCTTTCCACCAATCCCGGGCCCGAGCTCATCGAGGCGCGCGGCGCTGATCGCGCCGCGCAAGAGGATTCGGTGCGCTTGCGCTGGACCGGCGCTGGTCCAGCCGTCGCTGCGATCGTCGAAGACGCGCCCGCCGACCTGTCGCGCCAGTCGAACGGTGATCTCGCGCTCGAGCTCGAGCTGAAGGTGGATAAGGCTCCGTCGGCGGACGTAAGCCTGATCATGGGATGCGGTTCGCAGTGCGCGGGAGGATTCCCCTTGCGGGCGATGCTTTCCGAGGCGGCGAAGACCGCGAAATGGACGCGGATCGCGATTCCGCTGCGCTGCTTCGAGAAGGCTGGCGTCGATATGACGCGCGTCGAGACGCCGTTCAGCATCGCTACCTCGGGCGCTCTCGATCTTGTCCTGTCCTCGGCGCGGATCGTCTCGCCGTCGGGGCCGACAATGCAATGCAAATAGGACTTACGTAAGGGAGGATGACATGAACAGGGGTAAAGTGATGCGCGCCGCGCTGGTGGTGCTGCTTTCGACAACCGCGGCACTGCCTGCCCACGCGCAGGTGGCCGGGGAAGCAGATGGCGCGAGCGAAGACCGTGACGAGATCATCGTCACCGCGAACCGCCGTGCGGAAAATTCGCAAGACGTGTCAGGCGTCGTTCAGGCGCTAGGCGCCGATCAGTTGCGCCAGGACGGCATATCCGAACTGCGCCAGCTCCAGGTCGCAGTGCCGGGTCTCAGCATTGCGAACCAGGAAGGCAATGTCGAAATCTTCATTCGCGGCGTCGGCTCGGCGAACAACACCGAGCTAGGTGATCCAGGCGCCGCGCCGCACCTCAACGGAACCTATATCCCGCGCCCGCGCGGGCTTGGACTGATGTTCTATGACCTCGACCGCGTCGAGGTGAACAAGGGGCCGCAAGGCACGCTCTACGGCCGCAACGCGCTCGCCGGCACGCTAAATATCATCACCGCCAAGCCGCGCCTCGGTGAGTTCAGCGGCTATGCGCAGGCCGAAATCGCCAATCGCTCGTCTTATGGCGCCGAGGGCGCGATCAATATTCCTTTGGGCGAGACCTTCGCGCTCCGCGCGGCGGGCTATTATATCAACCGCGACTATGGCTTCAAAAATGTCTCGACCGGCGCGCCGGCGAGCAGCCTCAAGCCAGCAGGTCTCGAGGAAAATTACGCCGGACGCCTGTCGCTGCTCTGGGAACCGAGCGACCGGCTCAGCATCTCGATCGTCGGTGACTATGGCAAGGAGACGGGCACCGGCTATCCGGGCGCCAACATCTTCAGCGCTGTCGTCGGAAGCGGACTGCGTCCCGACAAGCTCAATCTCAAGCATGTCGTCTACCGCGGTCTGCAGGGCGACATGGAAAATGAGCTCTGGGGTATCCAGGGCAAGATCAACTATGATTTCGGGAGCTTCGGGGCCGAACTGACCGGCAGCTATCGTTCGGTCGATTTCTATCAGGTCAACGCTTCGAGCGACGGTATCGACTATCCCGGCCGCGACCTCTCGGCGGTCCAGTATGACAATTATTCGGGCAATTTCTGGCAGACCAAATCGAAGAGCCAGGTCTATGAGGCGCGGCTGTTCGCGAACGACGACCAAGCCCTGCGCTGGAACCTCGGTGCCTTCTATTTCAAGGAAGACCAGGCGGTCGGCTATCTCGCGCTCGCCGACCGAGGTTATTGCTGCTACTCGGCGACCGAGTTCACCATGCCCGACGTGAACGGCGAGAGCTATGCCTTCTACGCCGACGGCACCTATGATGTGGCCGATCGTCTGCGCTTCCTGGCCGGTATCCGCTACACCGAGGAAAAGAAGTCGCGCTACGGGATTGGCGGCAATTGGGCGCTCACGCTCGGCGGCGAAGATTTCGCC
Coding sequences within:
- a CDS encoding TonB-dependent receptor, yielding MNRGKVMRAALVVLLSTTAALPAHAQVAGEADGASEDRDEIIVTANRRAENSQDVSGVVQALGADQLRQDGISELRQLQVAVPGLSIANQEGNVEIFIRGVGSANNTELGDPGAAPHLNGTYIPRPRGLGLMFYDLDRVEVNKGPQGTLYGRNALAGTLNIITAKPRLGEFSGYAQAEIANRSSYGAEGAINIPLGETFALRAAGYYINRDYGFKNVSTGAPASSLKPAGLEENYAGRLSLLWEPSDRLSISIVGDYGKETGTGYPGANIFSAVVGSGLRPDKLNLKHVVYRGLQGDMENELWGIQGKINYDFGSFGAELTGSYRSVDFYQVNASSDGIDYPGRDLSAVQYDNYSGNFWQTKSKSQVYEARLFANDDQALRWNLGAFYFKEDQAVGYLALADRGYCCYSATEFTMPDVNGESYAFYADGTYDVADRLRFLAGIRYTEEKKSRYGIGGNWALTLGGEDFACCFATRVGTEGFRPALLDRPNFDVSNITTPQGMAQFLIEGVKTPGLRDTLIAQIGAIANGTNPNGTCIDRPDIDNGFVNCPALNPSNTNGGFSYANLTIPGQQSGSSKFDFIDWRLGIEYDLSDDNMLYAKVSTGHKSGGFNDSFNASPIPETFSPEKLLVYEIGTRNSFDFFGRRAVFNLTGFYYDYSNQVFQDLTCINLDSTQTPPVCNGYSLVNRNIGASRIYGAEAEMRFKLPGNFGLDINAAYLDTKVTRGTVADARAQDFGAGGNSPLISLVGNRLPLASKMNISARLSQWFDAGPGRLDWQALLNYRSSYFLSQFNEDDIVFLDGTRQNAFSAGFPDRQKGYATLNLGIGYTIDNFRLEAWASNFLNEEVSQKALVGSSLNIRFLNDARSYGLRVRVNF